A single Chloroflexota bacterium DNA region contains:
- a CDS encoding APC family permease, with product MGWAACCSTGHHSSNLVASPVERRCDTNAEDGEGRGSSSSGPAKPEPPDTPRNGDVRGGEARGSSDARAEKRAADGSTIPTVHIREVRQGHKPGERYVRIHRPFHDTFREASGDTLVARDTAYAPRGTMGKLWGLCRRFLIGKPLASSELAHERLPKTKALAVFASDALSSSSYATEEILRILVLGGALGLTFTLPVAAAIGLLLAIVVISYRQTIKAYPHGGGSYIVSKDNLGNVPALVAASSLLVSYVLTVAVSISAGVFALTSAYPDLHDFRVWIAIALIALMTLINLRGVSESGTIFAVPTYMFIVMAMLMIGYGLFRIATGDLVANMPRHEMELAGWEAKHAFEGIGLLLVLRAFAQGCAALTGTEAISDGVPAFKPPEWKNARTTLLWMGIILAVLFLGISFLSTQLAIMPDVDEAESVVSMISREIFGDGLLYLLMQWSTMLILVLAANTAFADFPRLSWFLARDHYMPHQFSFRGDRLAFSTGISTLGIISGVIVFFFNADTHALIPLYAIGVFVAFTCSQAGMVKRWWSRREPGWHYGLIVNTAGALTTFAVAIIQSITQFTHGAWLVIVLIPMQVAVLWRIHAHYTRVAEQLAMEPTDEPPDGLPAPILVVPVPGLNRAVARTIRYARALSSNVTALHVTDDLEDAAEVRRRWKEWGTDVPLVILESRYRALTGPMLHYLDAVSKQNPDTPITVVLAEYVPRRWWEWPLHNQTALRLKGTLFFRPNTAVIDVPYHLIR from the coding sequence ATGGGGTGGGCTGCATGCTGCTCAACCGGGCACCACTCCAGCAACCTTGTGGCGTCTCCAGTAGAGCGGAGGTGCGACACGAACGCCGAAGACGGCGAGGGTCGAGGCTCATCGTCCAGCGGGCCGGCGAAGCCCGAGCCTCCTGATACCCCGCGCAATGGCGATGTCCGCGGCGGCGAGGCCCGCGGTAGCAGCGATGCCCGTGCTGAGAAGAGGGCGGCGGACGGCAGCACCATTCCAACGGTGCACATTCGGGAGGTGCGCCAGGGCCACAAGCCGGGCGAGCGGTACGTCCGCATCCACCGGCCGTTCCACGACACCTTCCGCGAGGCCTCCGGCGACACGCTGGTGGCCCGCGACACGGCGTATGCTCCGCGCGGCACGATGGGCAAGCTGTGGGGACTGTGCCGACGCTTCCTGATCGGGAAGCCGCTGGCGTCCTCTGAGCTGGCCCATGAGCGGCTGCCCAAGACGAAGGCGCTGGCCGTCTTCGCCTCGGACGCGCTGTCGTCCTCCTCGTATGCCACCGAGGAGATCCTGCGGATCCTGGTGCTGGGCGGGGCGCTCGGGCTGACGTTCACGCTGCCGGTCGCGGCTGCCATCGGGCTGCTGCTGGCGATTGTCGTCATCTCCTACCGCCAGACGATCAAGGCGTACCCGCACGGCGGCGGCTCCTACATCGTCAGCAAGGACAACCTGGGCAACGTTCCGGCCCTGGTGGCCGCCTCATCGCTGCTGGTGAGCTACGTCCTGACGGTGGCCGTGAGCATCTCGGCCGGCGTCTTCGCGCTGACCTCGGCCTACCCCGATCTCCACGACTTTCGCGTCTGGATCGCCATCGCGCTGATCGCCCTGATGACGCTCATCAACCTGCGCGGCGTCAGCGAGTCGGGCACCATCTTCGCCGTGCCCACCTACATGTTCATCGTCATGGCGATGCTGATGATCGGGTACGGCCTCTTCCGCATCGCCACCGGCGACCTCGTGGCGAACATGCCGCGTCACGAGATGGAGCTGGCCGGCTGGGAGGCGAAACACGCCTTCGAAGGGATCGGCCTGCTGCTGGTGCTCCGAGCGTTCGCGCAGGGCTGCGCCGCGCTCACCGGGACGGAAGCCATCTCGGACGGCGTGCCGGCGTTCAAGCCGCCGGAGTGGAAGAACGCCCGCACGACGCTGCTTTGGATGGGCATCATCCTGGCGGTGCTGTTCCTGGGGATCTCCTTCCTCTCGACCCAGCTTGCCATCATGCCAGACGTGGACGAGGCCGAGTCCGTCGTCTCGATGATCAGCCGCGAGATCTTCGGCGATGGCCTCCTGTACCTTCTGATGCAGTGGTCCACCATGCTGATCCTGGTGCTGGCCGCCAACACGGCGTTCGCGGACTTCCCACGCCTGTCCTGGTTCCTGGCCCGTGACCACTACATGCCACACCAGTTCAGCTTCCGGGGCGACCGCCTGGCGTTCTCCACGGGCATCTCGACGCTCGGCATCATCTCGGGCGTCATCGTCTTCTTCTTCAATGCAGACACCCACGCGCTGATCCCGCTGTACGCCATCGGCGTCTTCGTGGCGTTCACCTGCTCACAGGCGGGCATGGTCAAGCGCTGGTGGAGCCGCCGCGAGCCGGGCTGGCACTACGGGCTGATCGTCAACACGGCGGGCGCGCTGACGACGTTCGCCGTGGCGATCATCCAGTCCATCACCCAGTTCACGCACGGCGCGTGGCTGGTCATCGTGCTGATCCCGATGCAGGTGGCGGTGCTCTGGCGGATCCACGCCCACTACACCCGCGTGGCCGAGCAGTTGGCGATGGAGCCAACGGACGAGCCGCCGGACGGCCTGCCCGCCCCGATCCTGGTGGTCCCGGTGCCGGGGCTCAACCGCGCCGTCGCCCGGACGATCCGCTACGCGCGGGCGCTCTCCAGCAACGTGACGGCGCTGCACGTCACCGACGATCTTGAAGACGCCGCCGAGGTGCGCCGTCGCTGGAAGGAGTGGGGCACCGATGTCCCGCTGGTGATCCTGGAGTCACGGTATCGGGCGCTGACGGGGCCGATGCTGCACTACCTGGACGCCGTCTCCAAGCAGAATCCGGACACGCCGATCACGGTGGTGCTGGCTGAGTACGTGCCACGCCGCTGGTGGGAGTGGCCGCTGCACAACCAGACGGCGCTGCGGCTGAAGGGGACGCTCTTCTTCCGCCCCAACACGGCGGTCATCGACGTGCCGTACCACCTGATCCGCTGA
- a CDS encoding dihydrodipicolinate synthase family protein, producing MLTPLAQLTRESMRAGLTRENLHGVWAAIGTPFDARERFDEEVFRENIRRLHAAGVHGIYTTDSDGEFYAIELDEFRHIVDVFADETQRIGAAAMVGVTWCNTEGVVARLRHAVDRGILGAHVGHPFFMPSTAASYRGFWEDISAAAPDGFGLVQYNTPRCHNYLRGPDYAVLQRDFPKLIGTKHVGVDFTEFMSVMADAPQISHLVGEGVMAPYLMFGGRGINSWFTNFNPRFVLDLYNDVVAGRWDSARQRQKRLHAFIGAIDVLQETGNLHGIIGKAVTEASPFLISTPTTRRPYQPVVREAVERFRRIVEEQFQDLQWPGRG from the coding sequence ATGTTGACGCCACTGGCGCAGCTCACACGCGAATCGATGCGCGCAGGCCTCACCCGCGAGAACCTGCACGGGGTCTGGGCCGCGATTGGCACCCCGTTTGACGCTCGTGAACGGTTCGACGAGGAGGTCTTTCGCGAGAATATTCGGCGGCTGCACGCCGCAGGCGTTCACGGCATCTACACGACCGACAGTGACGGCGAGTTCTACGCCATCGAGCTGGACGAGTTTCGGCACATCGTCGACGTGTTTGCCGACGAAACACAGCGCATCGGCGCGGCGGCCATGGTCGGCGTGACCTGGTGCAACACCGAGGGCGTCGTGGCCCGGCTGCGCCACGCCGTGGACCGGGGCATCCTGGGCGCGCACGTCGGCCACCCGTTCTTCATGCCGTCAACCGCTGCATCGTACCGAGGGTTCTGGGAAGATATCAGCGCAGCGGCGCCTGACGGGTTCGGCCTCGTCCAGTACAACACGCCGCGCTGCCACAACTACCTGCGCGGACCGGACTACGCCGTCCTCCAGCGCGATTTCCCGAAGCTCATCGGCACGAAGCACGTCGGCGTCGATTTCACCGAGTTCATGTCGGTGATGGCGGATGCGCCACAGATCAGCCACCTCGTCGGCGAGGGCGTCATGGCGCCGTACCTCATGTTCGGCGGGCGCGGCATCAACTCGTGGTTCACGAACTTCAACCCGCGGTTCGTACTCGACCTCTACAACGACGTGGTCGCGGGGCGCTGGGACTCGGCGCGCCAGCGTCAGAAACGGCTGCACGCGTTCATCGGCGCTATCGACGTACTCCAGGAGACCGGCAACCTGCACGGCATCATCGGCAAGGCCGTGACCGAGGCCTCACCATTCCTGATCTCGACGCCGACCACCCGCCGGCCGTACCAGCCCGTCGTCCGTGAAGCGGTCGAGCGGTTCCGCCGCATCGTGGAGGAGCAGTTCCAGGATCTTCAGTGGCCGGGGCGAGGCTGA